The genomic segment GATCGCCTGGGTGGTCATCATCTTGATGTTCTGGGTGGTCGGGTCGGTGGTCTGGCTCGTCAAGGGCAAGGAGCGCGCGCCGGCCGGCGCCCGGCGCGGGCAGTGGGTGGCGCCCGACGACAACCCGGACTTCCTGCGGTCGCTGAAGGAGGACGGCGGGGGCGAGCCGGACGGCGGCGCCGGGACCGACGGCCGGACCGGCGACGAGAAGGACGACGAGAAGGACGACGAGTCGGCCCTCAAGGAGTGGGAGGCCGATCTGCGCCGCCGCGAGGACGAACTCAAGCGCCGCGAGGGCGGAAGCGGTGGGGCGGGCGACGCGACACCGCCGAAGTCCTGACCTTCCGAAGTCCTGACCGAAGATCTGGCCTTGCGAAGACCTGACCTTCCGAAGATCTGGCCTTGCGAAGACCTGACCTTCCGAAGATCCGACCTTCCGATCTGGCCCTTCGGGGCCCTGACGTGCGGGGCCCCGGCCCTTCGGGTGCCTGACCGTCCGTCGCACCTCTGTTCCGAACCGCCGTACTCGCTCTTCCGCTGATCCGACGATCCTCCATTCCGTCTTTCCACCATTGCGCTGATCCGTCGATCCGCTGATCCGTCGAT from the Streptomyces sp. AM 4-1-1 genome contains:
- a CDS encoding PLD nuclease N-terminal domain-containing protein — its product is MLRVLLFVLPVALMIYAFIDCLNTPEKEVKHLPKIAWVVIILMFWVVGSVVWLVKGKERAPAGARRGQWVAPDDNPDFLRSLKEDGGGEPDGGAGTDGRTGDEKDDEKDDESALKEWEADLRRREDELKRREGGSGGAGDATPPKS